A stretch of DNA from Rothia mucilaginosa:
AGAGGGCGTGGATAAGCGCCATGCGTGCCGGGTAGAGGTCTGCGATGTCCCAGCCGATGAGGGCGGGCGCGGCGGAATTGCCTGCGTATTCCTCGCAGGATTCGTAGGAGGCGACATCCACGTAGCCGCGGGCGATGGGCTCGCGGTCGTAGGGGCGGCCGTCGCGCTGCTCCCAGAAGCTGAGGGCGGTTGCGGTAAAGACAGCCTGGCCGTCGCGTACGGCGACGCTGAGCGTAAAGTCCTGCGGGTAGCCGTTTTTGGTGCGCGGGCGCAGGGTAATCGCGCGGGTGTATTCGTTGAATTCCTCGGGCCAGTCCAGGTAGTAGCTCATTTTTGCCCCGTCGCCACGGTGCACGGTGAGTTCGCCCGGCAGCAGCATGGCTTCGGGCACGCCGCCGGCGCGTTCGGCAGCGTAGTGTTCGCTCACGGGCCAGGGGCTGAACTCTGTGCGGTAGAGGTTGGAGAGGAAGGAATCGAGCATAGAACGTATCCTCTCATAGTTTGAGGTTGTGGTGCATGGTTAGAGGGCTTAAATGACAAATGAGCTGTCCCTCCTGGTTGCTCAGAAAGAGTGTTCAGAAGGGACAGCTCATTGTGTAGGGTGGGCGGCTCGTTAGAGGGATTCGCCGCGGCGTTCAGGCAACAGGAACACGGTGGTTGCCGCTACCAGGAACGCGGTGGAGAAGAGCGTAAAGAGCAACGGGGTTCCACCGAATGCGACCAGCGGCGGCACAATGAGCGGTGCCGCGATGGAGGCGATACGACCGATACCGGCGGCGGCACCGGTGCCGGTTCCGCGCAGGTGGGTCGGGAAGATCTCCGGGCTCAGGGCGTAGAGAGCACCCCACGCGCCGAGGTTGAAGAAGGAGAGCATGCAGCCAGCGAGGATGATGAACACCTCGGCGTGCGCCATACCGTAGCCGGCAGCCGCCAGTGCAGAGCCGAGCAGGAAGGTCGCCAGAGTTGCGCGTCGACCCCACTTTTCGATGAGGTAGGCGGCGACCGCGTAGCCGGGCAGCTGGGCGAGGGTCATGATGAGCGTGAACGCGAAGGACTTCACGAGGCTGAAGCCCTGGGCGTTCAGCAGCGCCGGAATCCAGATGAACGCGCCGTAGTAGGAGAGGTTAATGCAGAACCAGATGACGCACAGGGCGATGGTCTTGCGGCGCTGACCGGCAGCCCAGATCGAGTGGATCTTCGCGGATTCTGCGTTGTCGGTGCTTTCTGCCGCGCCGTGTGCGGAAGCGTCTTCGGTCTGCTTCTTGTTGGTTCGGGAGAAGAGCGCGGGGGATGCCTCGAAACGTTCAACAATCTGGCGAGCCTGATCGTGCTTGCCGACCGACTCCAGGAAGCGCACCGACTCCGGGGTTCCCATACGGATCACGAGCGAGTAGATGGCGGGAATCAGACCGATGGCAAGCGCCCAGCGCCAGCCGTTCGCCTGCGGAACGATGAAGGTACCGATGAGAGCGGCGAGAATCCAGCCCAGAGCCCAGAAAGCCTCCAGGGCGACCACGACGCGGCCGCGAATAGCGCGCGGTGAGAACTCAGAAATCAGGGTGGATGCCACGGGAAGTTCCGCGCCCAGGCCCAGACCGACCAGGAAACGGAAGACGAGCAGCACTCCCA
This window harbors:
- a CDS encoding MFS transporter — its product is MSSSRPVSTGSPRTNAAAPAGASAPATERNAASTLNERLENLPFTRAHGKLLGISGLGWALDAMDVGLISFVMAALIKEWQLSPTEASWLGSIGFVGMALGATFGGLLADKLGRRYIFALTLLVYGLATGASALATSLGVLLVFRFLVGLGLGAELPVASTLISEFSPRAIRGRVVVALEAFWALGWILAALIGTFIVPQANGWRWALAIGLIPAIYSLVIRMGTPESVRFLESVGKHDQARQIVERFEASPALFSRTNKKQTEDASAHGAAESTDNAESAKIHSIWAAGQRRKTIALCVIWFCINLSYYGAFIWIPALLNAQGFSLVKSFAFTLIMTLAQLPGYAVAAYLIEKWGRRATLATFLLGSALAAAGYGMAHAEVFIILAGCMLSFFNLGAWGALYALSPEIFPTHLRGTGTGAAAGIGRIASIAAPLIVPPLVAFGGTPLLFTLFSTAFLVAATTVFLLPERRGESL